In a single window of the Terrirubrum flagellatum genome:
- a CDS encoding metallophosphoesterase, whose translation MTRLVSRRGLIGAATGLAASGAGTGAYAVVVEPRMRLEVARYALTPPRWTPGLKLRLAILADLHGREPNMGVRRIEQAMETAQSLSPDLILLLGDYAQRVEPQGAFLSFRQVITQLSRLKAPLGVHGILGNHEWWDDRAAQRAGKGPTEAHRLFAELGMSLLDNRAIRLTKDGKAFWLAGLGDQLAIKLGHKAGYGGVYRGADDLPGTMAQITDDAPVVMMAHEPDIFPRMPERVSLTLSGHTHGGQVRLFGWSPVVPSEYGNRYAYGHVVENDRHLIVSGGLGTVSAGLAPVRLGVPPEIVQVDLG comes from the coding sequence GTGACGCGTCTCGTCTCCCGCCGCGGCCTGATCGGCGCCGCGACAGGTCTGGCCGCGAGCGGCGCGGGCACGGGCGCGTATGCCGTCGTTGTCGAGCCGCGCATGCGGCTCGAGGTCGCGCGCTACGCGTTGACGCCGCCACGCTGGACGCCCGGCCTCAAGCTTCGCCTCGCCATCCTCGCCGATCTCCATGGCCGCGAGCCCAATATGGGCGTGCGGCGCATCGAACAGGCGATGGAGACGGCGCAATCGCTCTCGCCCGATCTTATTCTGCTGCTCGGCGACTACGCCCAGCGCGTCGAGCCGCAGGGGGCGTTCCTCTCCTTCCGCCAGGTGATCACGCAGTTGAGCCGCCTCAAGGCGCCGCTCGGCGTGCATGGCATTCTCGGCAACCATGAATGGTGGGACGACCGCGCGGCCCAGCGCGCCGGCAAGGGGCCGACGGAGGCGCATCGCCTCTTCGCCGAGCTCGGGATGTCGCTGCTCGACAACCGCGCGATCCGTCTCACGAAAGACGGAAAGGCCTTCTGGCTCGCGGGCCTCGGCGACCAGCTCGCGATCAAGCTCGGCCACAAGGCTGGCTATGGCGGCGTCTATCGCGGCGCCGACGATCTCCCGGGAACGATGGCGCAGATCACAGACGATGCGCCCGTGGTGATGATGGCGCATGAGCCCGACATCTTCCCGCGTATGCCGGAGCGCGTGTCGCTCACGCTTTCAGGCCACACCCATGGCGGGCAGGTCCGGCTGTTCGGCTGGTCGCCCGTGGTGCCGTCGGAATATGGCAATCGCTACGCCTACGGCCATGTGGTCGAGAATGACAGGCACCTGATCGTGTCAGGCGGCCTCGGCACGGTGTCCGCCGGCCTCGCGCCGGTCAGGCTCGGCGTGCCGCCGGAGATCGTGCAGGTCGATCTGGGTTAG